CGAAGCAGGGGCTCGCCACCGTAAAAGACGATGGTGGGGTATGGATCCCTACCGATGAATCCTCGAAGCTCATTGATGCCGTAGGAGATGGCCCCTGGCAAATCGTAATCAATATCCTCCTCATCCAAGGCGTAGTCAGGCTCATCCCAGCACTTACCATAGCAGTATTTACATTTCAAATTGCATTCTAAAGTTAAAGTAACGTAATAGTACATAGCTGCCAACCTTCGAGCTTAGACAGCCCAACGTTAGGGAATCATCCATTATACTGCCATTAAATTGAATGGCTGACATGGAACGTTATGGCGGGCCCGCGGGGATTCGAACCCCGGATCTCCGGCTTTCAGCCTCACTCCTCTTATTCCATGCGTTGTCCGCAGGCCTCCGCAGCCTCAGGCTTCAGCGTCCTGATCCAGGCTAGACTACGGGCCCACTTCACACCACTCGAACTTTTACCTAAACTCCCATAAAGATGGATATATATCCCGTTATAAGATTTCCCTATCTCGCAGGGCCCCGGTGCCTTAGGGTTCGATACAACCCCACCACTATTTGAGGCGACTCCCTGGAGTGGAGACCAGTCCTAAATATTATGGAAGGATTATCCAAGGGAGGCGTAGGAAGGCTCTCCAAGGACACGTTTACGATCAGTCTGGGCTAATCCGGGCTGGGCTACGCTTCCTTTATCTCTGCGTTATCCAGGGCTTTCCTTAAGAGTTCCATTATCTTCTCCTGACCTGTGGCCGCGATGTAAGGACCTAGCCTAGGCCCGTAGGGCTTGTTGAATAGGAGCTGGTAGAGCTTCTGGAAGAGGATCCCTGGAGTTATATTGTATGCTTTGGCCGTTTCATATATTAGGTTTTGGGCTTCATCGCCCTTCAAAGTTTCCCCTTCCATCCTCTCGACTATATACTCCACCGCCTCCTTTTCACGGCTTGTCAGGCTTACGGGTTCTCCACGCTCCCCCTCTTTGAAGTCCTCAACCCAGTTCACGGCGTATAGGATCCTCCTCTTAACGTCCTCCAGGCTCCCATCTACTTTATAGCCGTATTCTCTAAGTTTCTGCAGGATGAAATCCTCAGCTTTCTCTCTAGGGGCCAGTTCAGCCAGGTAGAGCAGCAGCCTGTAGGGGATGTGGATCGAGGGCTTTCTAGGAGTCTTGAGGAGGAGGCTGTACTCGTAGAGCCCCTTAAGCTTAGCCCTCTCCTTTTCGTCGGGGACTTTTCTACGGTTGAAGTATACGTCCTCCAGTTCGTCCAGCTCATCCATGTACCGGGGTATATCCGATACAGATACCTCCCTTGTTCCGACGATCCTCTTATACATTAGGAGTAGCAGCGAGCTGGGGCTCCCATACCTAAGCCATAGTTGAGGGGTTAGAACATCGCCCTTCGACTTAGATAGTTTACCTCCCCCCTTATCCAGGAACATCTCATACCTCACATGGAGTGGGGGAGGCTTTCCATAGATCTCCTTCATGATCCTGTCATTGACTCGGACTGAGTCGGCGATATCCTTACCATATGCCTCGAAATCTATGTCTAATGCAGACCATCTCGCAGCGAACTCGACCTTCCAGCTCAGCTTTCCCTCCCCAGCGCGGTAGTCCACCTCCCCGCTATATCCGCATCCATCAACTCGCCTACCGGCTATCGTTGAGCCCTCGCATATATAGGTGACTTTACCCTCCCTCGGAATCCATTTTAAAGCCTTGGTCGTATATATCCGACCGCAGTTCTCGCACACCGGGAAATAGGGTAGAACCTCTAAGTACTTCTCTTGGGATAGCTCGTCCCGGATTATCCGTCCTATCTGCTCAGCCTTATCCAAGGCGATGCGGATCTCCTCGTCGAATAAGCCTCTCCTGTACGCTTCCGATGCGGATATATGATTATAAACTATGCCGCACCTGTCGAGCACCTCCAGGAGCATATGGCTCATGTGAGCTCCATAGGAAGAATGGCATCTGAATGGATCAGGTATAGCGGATACCGGGTACCCTATGTAATCCTCGAGCCATCCGGGTAGCCCTCGAGGCACCTTCCTCAAGCCATCCTTATCATCAGAGAAGGCGATG
This region of Candidatus Bathyarchaeota archaeon genomic DNA includes:
- the lysS gene encoding lysine--tRNA ligase — encoded protein: MLSLKLIGKGTWLDKVALRLIRREEELGRSVKTFRVESGLGASGIPHIGSFADAARAYGVKLALENLGRNAEYIAFSDDKDGLRKVPRGLPGWLEDYIGYPVSAIPDPFRCHSSYGAHMSHMLLEVLDRCGIVYNHISASEAYRRGLFDEEIRIALDKAEQIGRIIRDELSQEKYLEVLPYFPVCENCGRIYTTKALKWIPREGKVTYICEGSTIAGRRVDGCGYSGEVDYRAGEGKLSWKVEFAARWSALDIDFEAYGKDIADSVRVNDRIMKEIYGKPPPLHVRYEMFLDKGGGKLSKSKGDVLTPQLWLRYGSPSSLLLLMYKRIVGTREVSVSDIPRYMDELDELEDVYFNRRKVPDEKERAKLKGLYEYSLLLKTPRKPSIHIPYRLLLYLAELAPREKAEDFILQKLREYGYKVDGSLEDVKRRILYAVNWVEDFKEGERGEPVSLTSREKEAVEYIVERMEGETLKGDEAQNLIYETAKAYNITPGILFQKLYQLLFNKPYGPRLGPYIAATGQEKIMELLRKALDNAEIKEA